The Malus sylvestris chromosome 3, drMalSylv7.2, whole genome shotgun sequence genomic sequence agggggaggcataacgaaaattcacccaaaattcgtcccgtggaacagcacATTCCACTTGTTTTAGGCGCATCAAACATGGGACAGAACGCCTCATCTAACTCTGtttcgtcccgtcccacgtactaAACGGTACCTTaaagtctctcaaattctcaattcaaTACATCCCCTTAATTTTAAAGCAACCATTAATTCtcaaaaaagaacaaaaataagcAACTATTTAGTTTGTATTCAAAGTCCAGCCCATCTTCTTATATAAGCCCAGCCCATACTTATTTAAACATTCCAAACGAGAAACCGCCGTTTTTTGTCTTCCCCGAAACCCTACTCCGCCATGCCAATGGGGACCCCGAAGAAGATCAAGAAGAAGCAAACCCCAGAAGCCCAATTCCACTCCTCCCTCACTCTCTGCTCCAAGCACAAAGACCTCCCCACCGCCATCTCCCTCTACGAATCCGCCGTTTCTCAGAACACCCGTCTCAACCACCACCACTTCAACACTCTCCTCTACCTCTGCTCAAACTCCGTCGCCGACCTCTCCATCAAGCAATTGGCCTTGGAAAATGGCTTCCGCATGTTCGATCACATGTTGTCCATCGGGGTACTTCCGAATGAGGCCACCATCACCGCCATGGCCCGGCTTGCCGCGGCCAAAGGCGATGGGGATTACGCGTTTGGGCTGGTGAAGGGTATGGAGAAGTATAAAATTTTTCCGAGGTTGCGGAGTTATGACCCggcattgtttttcttttgcgaGAAATTGGAGGCGGAGAAGGCGTATGAGGTGGAGGAGCATATGGGTATGGTGGGGGTGAGCCTGGAGGAGCCGGAGATTGCAGCGTTGTTGAAGGTCAGCGCGGAAACGGGAAATGGGGAGAGGGTTTATGGGTACTTGCATAAGTTGAGGAATGCAGGGAGGTGTGTTAGTGAATCAACGGCCAAGAACATTGAGGATTGGTTTTGTGGTGGAGCGGCTTGTGAGGTGGGTGAGGTGAATTGGGACTCGGTTCGGGTTAAAGAGTCAGTTTTGAGGAATGGAGGAGGGTGGCACGGGCAGGGGTGGATCGGGAAGGGGGTTTGGGATGTGAAGAGAACCAATGTGGATTTGAGCAGCAGTCAATGTAGCTCTTGTGGTGAGCGTTTAGTTTGTGTTGACCTTGATTGTGCGGAGACGGAGAGGTTTGTGAAGTCGGTTGCTGCTTTGGCAATGGAAAGGGAGGTTAAGTCTAATTTCAGTGAGTTCCAGGTGAGCCAAAATCTTTCTCTTTGTTTAATTTTCTATGCATCATTTGGAACTTTAATCATTGTTTATGTGGATGTTTAATTGTTGTTTGTAATGATGTAATAGATTCCATGGATtcaaatttgaggaattgagaacTGACTTAAAAATTCATTAGGCAATAATGAAACTGTTACTGTGTGATGCCGTTTCCCACAGTATTAGTATAAAGACTTTCTTGATTCGGATTTCGTAGATATGTTGAGCTTTTAATGATTGAACATGCAGGAACTGAGATGCTTTACAGTTTGAGTCTGTTTCGGTTGACCCGTATTAAAGTATTAGAGGTAGAGTCATAGATTTACTACACCTGTAAATATATACAATGTGTATGCAAGGGTCTATGCCTTTCTGATGAGTACAAccagaaaacaaaaatctctCTTCATATTTTCCCATCATTTTGGGTTAAATTGAGCTCATTTACTTTGTTACTGGATTATGAAGTTGGGTAAATGAATAATATGGGCTTTGGAATGCATTCGCTTAACGTTTGATTGCATATCCAACTATTAGAAGGAAACAATCAAAACCTTTAATTCCATGGAGATGCCAAATCTTTGGGTGGTGATCTTTTTTTGTGGTTGCCTTGGTTTAATCTTTCCACATCTGCTTGTCTTGAAATGACAGAAACCAAATATTTATGAGTCGAATTAGAGTTGTTGAGTCTATCAAGAAGTTGAAAGTAGCAAAGCATGTACTTTCTGTGTTCAATTTCCTGGTCAACAGTACTTTGAGAACATATTGTAATTTATCTCCCCTCAACTACTTCAAAAGGATTGGCTGGACAAGCATGCTGAGTATGAAGCTATAGTGGATGGAGCTAATATTGGGCTTTACCAGCAAAATTTCGCTGATGGTGGATTCAGTCTTACTCAGGTTGTACATCTCAAAATGATGGCTTCTCTCTTCTTTTGCTTATTTCTCCTGTTATTGCATAGCCCCCACCTTcccccctcctctctctctgccaTATTTAATCATGACACTATGTTTATGTTCTATAATAGAGCAGCTCGACGCTGTTGTAAAAGAATTGTACAATAGGAGTGGAGGGAAATGGCCACTTGTTGTCATGCATAATAGACGTTTCCGGGGACTTGTGGAAAATCCTTCCCACAGAAAACTGTTCGAGGAGTGGATGGGTAAAGGCATTCTTTATGCCACACCGAGTGGTTCCAATGACGATTGGTATGAGCCTCCAATCCACTACTTACTGAATGTTATTACTAGTTTCCTGCTTTTATGTTGTGCAATCTTCTGCAgttatctttctctctctaaaaaaacCCTTTTCATGGTCACATTCTCTGTTTTGATGAAAACATTGATTCTATTTTTtgcaattctctctctctctttccgtGTATCTGtctttaaaagaaaaacattGACACCTATTCACCATTTTGACGAAAAATTTGATGAATGACATATCATTCTCTCTATAGTGGTTGTGTTCACCATTTTAAACATCACGACTGTCATGCTCCAAATAATCAAATTACTTCTCTGCAATGACTCAGGTATTGGCTCTATGCTGCTGTGAAACTCAAATGCTTGCTCGTTACAAACGATGAAATGCGGGATCATATTTTTGAACTCCTAGGAAGCAGCTTCTTTCTCAAGTGGAAAGAGAGACACCAAGTACGTTTACTAGTACAACCTTAACTTCTTTCTACGTGTTATTGCATATGCCCTCAACTTTTTATTGGCTTTTCCATGTTTTATCTCCTTCTCTTGCATAATCTCATCAACATATCATTATAGATGATATCTTCTATTAGTTACCTATTTAGAACGAGTATGGAAGAATCCATATGGTTTGGGATGACATGAAACTCTGTGTATTGCAATGCCTTGTGTTTTTGGCCTTTTCGAAGCTATCCAGTTCTGTCATGACgtcatgttttaaacattttcATTTGCAGTGCTTGAACTTGTATGCATTTTAATATGTTGTTTTTTAAGTCTTAGATTCTTTAAAACTTAGATTCTGACCTGCCTTGGCCATCTGAACCAAGCTAATCAGCTTAGTTCTGTTACTTGAGTAAGCTGGTAAGAATAGCACCCATTttactttttcttattttaattttttaatagagaaaCAGTGCCTCTCAATGCAGTTCAGAAGTAGGAAGATTTGCCTTTTgtatttttaacttttaaccAAAATATGTGAAACTTGTTCCTTTCTTTAGTAGTATTGACACGAGACATATGATTCCTAAAATCACACTACATgatcacaaataataaaagggGCCGTGTAGATGGACCCCGTGGATGACTCCAATCACACTACAGAAAGTTGAGTGGATTTTATTTAATAGgggtgatgagatatgggtatgAGTTGCAGATAAAAGGGTCCTAGTCTTGAGCAATTTATGAACCATAGATGCACGGAATAAGTTCTAATATAATTCAGATACATCTTTTAAAAactgtttttgagtttttgattCGAAATGTGTTTTGAGTTGGACAATGGTAATAATTTACCTTTCATTCAATGTTTTTAAAGGCAAAGGCATAGGTGAGGTGTCTCATGGATAGCCCACATAGGCGAAAGCCTTGAGGCATGAGGCATTGCCTCACGGGACCTGaagtttttaataatatgtaaattaatataataCTTTGTCTCAAACAGACCATTTAGAATTAGAAATTAGAATACTAAAAACCTTActtgaattttgaaacaaaCTGTGGTGGTATGGataattttgaaacaaattgaGGTATGAGATTGGGGTAAAATTGAAATATGGGACTGGGGAGAGTTTAGGGTTTGAGGAATTGGGGAATTGGGGATTGGGTGAATTGTAAATGGGAAAATCGGGTATTGGGATGGGGAAGAAGTGGGGGACCTGCTGgggttatattaaaaaaatttagactTGGCCAAAATGTCGTCGTTTTGGGCCAAgtcatttaaaaatatttaaaagacTTGGCCAAAACCATGTCGTTTTGGGCcaaaatctttaaaaaaaaaaccctagctttcttcttcttcgcggTCGTCTTCTTCGTGAAGATGCCACCACAGCACAACGCAGAGCCCTCCCAGCCTTCAATTTCGAAGGTCCCAGGAAGATGAAGGGTCCTGGGAACACCCAGTCACACGCCTCAGGCGCACCTCAGCTGCCTAGTCACACCTCGACCACATCTAAGAGAGtttaagccttttcccactaggCAAAGGTGTTTCCACCACCGCCCCGCCTCCAAACAGATTTGAGACAGTAAGTTATAGGTAACCTACAGTTAGTGATAGTTATATTCTTGTATGTGTGCCGAGGTGTGTCTTCCTTTCCATTTCCTTCTCTAGCCAGTGTACCCGCTACGTGCTTGAATTTGGATAAATCAAAGACAAACACTAAGTCAAGAGTTTGTGCTCCCCATATTCTACATTACCATCAGCCTCTAACGATATTACAAGGCAAAATCATTGTCATTACATTGCATATTTGTTGTATTTTGATGTAACATAGAGAAAATCGTGTTAAACCTTATGTAGAAAAGCGCACTCAAAAGACATTAATCCAACCGGTGTTTCTGCATATTTGTCTTTTTGCTATGTTAGATGGTTTGTCAAATCTAGTGGATTAGTTTTTGGTTTGCTTAAAATGTGAACTGATCTATTCACTCATTGAATCGTTAATCCTAGAAGTTCTCTTGCATCTTGTGTTTCAGGTTCGATACACTTTTGCCAAAGGCAATCTGAAACTTCAGATGCCGCCCGCATATTCTTCAGTCATCCAGGTACCATTTTGAATTTCTCATGGTTAGTTTCGGTAGACTGTCCTTACTGATTATCTTCTGTTCCTTTGTCTATCTGATTTATCTAGTATGTATGGTACACTTCTTAATTGTTTATGCTgataggctttttttttttcaactgaaTGGTTTTTTTGAAGCCTAATTTGTAAAATGTTCTTTTGGTTGATGGAAATACAATGGCAACcttcattcattttattttgttccaaatctattttttatatttgtcgAACACAAATAATTGTGAAAGAAAGGATGCACGGCACCTTTGCTGGTTTTGAGAGAGGTTGCAGAAACACCTAAGTGGTGATGTCAGTCCTGCAACAGTGACTGGGAGGATGAAagtattatatttatttgtttatttcaatattttcaaaggTTTTGATGGGGAAATTACACTATAAAGTTTCAAAAAATTTGCTATGTTGGAAATTGGGGGTTCAAATAAGACTGCCATTCTTATTCATATAGGAAATTAATGTGGAAAATAAACTGAGGAATGTGGAAATATATGAGTAATGAACATACAAGATTTTATTGGATTGTAAATTTAAGATAAATCATTCCGGATATTCAGGAGGAAAGTGTATGGGTAAAACCTAAAATCTAAAGTATGCCATGCAGTTTTGAATGATTCATTTAGGTATTTGCTTTTCTTGCATTAATAAAGATGCTTACCTTGCATTAATTTTCATATTTCTAGGTTTATAGTCTCTCATGCTGATGCGAGAGTTGCGACGACCGTTTCTTATGCTCAAGCTTGACGgcaataggttttttttttgtgtaaagTTAGTCGTAATCTTTTCAACAGCAGTTGAACAATAGGGATATAGATTTCAACAT encodes the following:
- the LOC126616483 gene encoding proteinaceous RNase P 2-like, whose product is MPMGTPKKIKKKQTPEAQFHSSLTLCSKHKDLPTAISLYESAVSQNTRLNHHHFNTLLYLCSNSVADLSIKQLALENGFRMFDHMLSIGVLPNEATITAMARLAAAKGDGDYAFGLVKGMEKYKIFPRLRSYDPALFFFCEKLEAEKAYEVEEHMGMVGVSLEEPEIAALLKVSAETGNGERVYGYLHKLRNAGRCVSESTAKNIEDWFCGGAACEVGEVNWDSVRVKESVLRNGGGWHGQGWIGKGVWDVKRTNVDLSSSQCSSCGERLVCVDLDCAETERFVKSVAALAMEREVKSNFSEFQDWLDKHAEYEAIVDGANIGLYQQNFADGGFSLTQLDAVVKELYNRSGGKWPLVVMHNRRFRGLVENPSHRKLFEEWMGKGILYATPSGSNDDWYWLYAAVKLKCLLVTNDEMRDHIFELLGSSFFLKWKERHQVRYTFAKGNLKLQMPPAYSSVIQESENGSWHVPVADESCQEPGRTWLCFTRQSVSKACGEVSQKLASSRNGGICDNHELRSCTSDSVASHNDKITVVTGKRKERSPSPSHLNISPA